One genomic segment of Planktothrix sp. FACHB-1365 includes these proteins:
- the dusB gene encoding tRNA dihydrouridine synthase DusB, which produces MSVLSPELKQRLSTPLKIGTVEVNSRVLQSPLSGVTDLVFRRLVRRYAPDSMMYTEMVHASEVCHVRELPKMMEVDPNERPISIQLFDCRPHFLAEAAQKAVEEGADTIDINMGCPVNKITKNGGGSSLLRQPEVAETIVRSVVEAVNVPVTVKTRIGWSDEEITILDFARRMQDAGAKMITIHARTRDQGYNGQAKWDWIRQVKEQLSIPVIANGDIFSVEAAIQCLQETDADGVMCSRGTLGYPFLVGEIDYFLKTGILKTPPSVIERLQCAKEHLQALWEYKGQRGIYQSRKHLTWYAKGFPGAQELRHHLARIETVAQGWELLDNAINQLSQNSFVA; this is translated from the coding sequence ATGTCTGTTCTCTCACCTGAATTAAAACAACGTTTATCCACACCCTTAAAAATTGGCACCGTAGAAGTCAATAGTCGGGTGTTACAATCTCCCCTATCCGGTGTCACAGACTTGGTATTTCGGCGTTTAGTTCGTCGCTACGCCCCGGACTCGATGATGTATACCGAAATGGTGCACGCCAGCGAAGTTTGTCACGTTCGGGAACTGCCAAAAATGATGGAAGTTGACCCCAATGAACGCCCCATTAGTATTCAATTATTTGACTGTCGCCCCCATTTTTTAGCCGAAGCTGCCCAAAAAGCCGTTGAAGAAGGGGCCGATACCATTGATATTAATATGGGCTGTCCCGTGAATAAAATTACCAAAAATGGCGGCGGGTCTTCGTTGTTGCGTCAACCGGAAGTTGCAGAAACCATTGTCCGGTCAGTGGTTGAGGCGGTGAATGTGCCTGTAACCGTAAAAACTCGGATAGGGTGGAGTGATGAAGAGATCACAATTTTGGATTTTGCCCGTAGAATGCAGGATGCGGGGGCAAAAATGATCACCATTCACGCTCGAACTCGTGATCAAGGGTATAATGGTCAAGCAAAATGGGACTGGATTCGACAGGTTAAGGAACAGTTAAGCATTCCTGTTATTGCCAATGGTGATATTTTTTCCGTAGAAGCCGCCATTCAATGTTTACAAGAAACGGACGCTGATGGGGTGATGTGTTCGCGGGGAACCCTCGGTTATCCGTTTTTAGTGGGAGAAATTGACTATTTTCTGAAAACAGGAATATTAAAAACCCCGCCTTCAGTAATTGAACGGTTGCAATGTGCAAAAGAACACCTACAAGCGCTCTGGGAGTATAAAGGACAACGGGGAATTTATCAATCTCGAAAACATTTAACTTGGTATGCGAAAGGCTTTCCTGGGGCACAGGAATTACGCCATCATTTGGCCAGAATTGAAACCGTTGCTCAAGGATGGGAATTATTAGATAATGCAATAAATCAGTTATCTCAGAACAGTTTTGTTGCCTAG